The following DNA comes from Methylophilus sp. 5.
CTTCTGTCTCATACGGTGATTGTCCCTGTGCTTGCCACCAGCGCCCCCCCATACCGAGCAGAATGATCACCAACAAGACCACAGGCCATCTGTACTGACGCCATCTCATTTAAGGCCGAACCTCAAAACTCAGCGTGGCGGTATGGCGCACATCTGCATACTGTTTACCCTGATAGTTCGCACTGCCGTTAACGCGGGCAGTCACCTCCAGTACATACAAGCCGGGGAAAAGAGGGCTTAGGGTGACCGTGCCATCCTCTGCCGGCTTGAGTGTGCGCACCCAGCCTTCGCTGGTACTCACATTTACTTGTGAGGCAGCCACCGCGTTGCCTTTCCATACCAGTTTAAACGTATTGCCATTGGGCTCCAGTGGCACCAACTCCAGGTCATTGACCGGTTTGGTTTCACTACGCCCCAGCTTGGCCTGGTAAAAATTCAACACATCACCCTGGCTCACCACCTGCGCGGTCAGCCTGATATCGCCTGACGCCGGATCAACCTGCAAATGGTCTTGTTGCTTTTTGAGTGACAGCGTTTGCCCATCTGCTACAAAAGCGCGACTGCTATTGAGCACTGTAATATCGGCACGCTTTGCAGTCTCATGTTGGCCGATAAAAACGTGCGTGCCATCCGCTGACGGCTCCAGCCAGACGTAATCGGCATTTGCCGCACAACTGCCTATAAGGCACGCGGCGGCGACCGCCCGTAACCCGAGGGTAAAGAGGCCGGTGTTCATATGAAAACGCTCCTTGTAATCTTGTGATGTTCAGAAAAATGTACGCACTTATAAGCTATGACACGCGAGCATCCAAAAAGGGCACTTTTGTCGTCTTGTGACAGGCGTAGCACTTATGACGCATGTACTGGCAGTCGCTGATGCTTGGCATGGCCATTTTTGGCGGCAGAACGCCGCTTTCTCAACCAGATAATGATGCCGGTCACACTGAGCATGGCAACCACCAAGCCCATCAGCGAAATCAGAATACGGCCGGGCAATCCGATAATGCGCCCGGAATGCAAAGGAAACTGTGCCTGCATAAAGATATCTCCGGCAGTGCCTGTGCCTGGCACATCGCAGCCTATCACCTGGCCGGTCATGGCATCAAAATATAACCAGGGGTTACCCAACCCGCCATCGCCATGCGCCTGCGCCGGTTCAAAAAAACCAACCTGATACGTGCCATATCGATCGGCATACGCAATCGCTCCTGCCGGGAGATGCCAACCACGTTTATCTGCCTCTTCACGGGCGACAGCTAGTATTTGCTCGCGACTAAAAGCAGGTTTAATCGGCGCATTATCAGGGCTAGGTTTACGCGCATCAAACGGACTTGGGGTTAACGGTGAAAAGACCGACACCAATGGCTGCATCACCGCGTCGTTCAGGTTCATAGACACAGAAGTAATGGCCAGCATCAACAGTAATAACCAGGTCCACACGCCGCCTGAGCGATGCAAATCAAAATTCATTTTTGGCCAGCCCTGGCCAACACGAAAAGCAAATGATTTACGCCAGCTAGCCAAGTTAGGGAATGATATCCATAGCGCCAGAAAACAATCCAGCACCCAAACAATGGCAATGATCCCCATCACCCACAAACCTAAATAAAAATCTTCGCCAATTTTTGGCAGGTGCAGGCTGTAATGCAGCTTATAAAGAAACGGCAGCAGGTTTTCGCGCGTCATGGATACTGCCCCCCATTGCCGTGCACCCTGCATGGCAGCGGTCGCCGGGTCAATCGCCACTTGATTAAAACCGAGCTCAATACGTTTGCCCGTGTCTGCACTTATCTGGCCACGCACCCCCATCATTAAAGTGTGACCAGCCTCAATGGATAAAGGCACATA
Coding sequences within:
- a CDS encoding PepSY domain-containing protein gives rise to the protein MKLSHLRLTLVTVHRWAGLFMAVFLFIAGLTGAVISWDHELDALLNPQLFSARSGESAKPLSPLALARQVEIANPQLLVSYVPLSIEAGHTLMMGVRGQISADTGKRIELGFNQVAIDPATAAMQGARQWGAVSMTRENLLPFLYKLHYSLHLPKIGEDFYLGLWVMGIIAIVWVLDCFLALWISFPNLASWRKSFAFRVGQGWPKMNFDLHRSGGVWTWLLLLMLAITSVSMNLNDAVMQPLVSVFSPLTPSPFDARKPSPDNAPIKPAFSREQILAVAREEADKRGWHLPAGAIAYADRYGTYQVGFFEPAQAHGDGGLGNPWLYFDAMTGQVIGCDVPGTGTAGDIFMQAQFPLHSGRIIGLPGRILISLMGLVVAMLSVTGIIIWLRKRRSAAKNGHAKHQRLPVHAS